In one uncultured Devosia sp. genomic region, the following are encoded:
- a CDS encoding U32 family peptidase, translating to MSKLRMTLGPVPYLWEGPKWRDFYFRIADAPSIEGVTLGEVVCSKREHFIRPHMDAVIERLQASGKDVAVATLALVTLDRERNLTRQVASSPLPVEANDLSALSLLAGMPHRVGPFVNVYNGATAALLQKKGANRVCLGAELPADSIARITAGAPGLEFELTGFGRLPLAISARCAHARAKGHTKDNCQFICKEDPDGLDVDTLDDQAFLTINGVQTMSRHCQVLLGDLPLLERSGITHFRLSPQDCDMVAVAEVFAGVRDERMAPTEGVERLREIYPGAAFSNGVIHGVPGMNWVAA from the coding sequence ATGAGTAAGCTGCGCATGACGCTTGGCCCGGTTCCCTATCTGTGGGAGGGGCCGAAATGGCGAGACTTCTATTTTCGTATAGCCGACGCCCCGAGCATCGAGGGCGTGACACTGGGCGAAGTGGTGTGCTCGAAGCGCGAGCATTTCATCCGGCCGCATATGGATGCGGTGATCGAGCGGCTACAGGCCAGCGGCAAGGACGTTGCCGTTGCGACCCTGGCGCTGGTGACGCTTGATCGCGAGCGCAATCTGACGCGACAGGTGGCGAGTTCTCCCCTGCCCGTGGAAGCCAATGATCTGTCGGCCTTGTCGCTGCTGGCGGGAATGCCGCATCGCGTGGGGCCATTCGTCAATGTCTATAATGGTGCGACGGCGGCTCTGCTGCAAAAGAAGGGCGCCAATCGCGTCTGCCTCGGGGCGGAACTGCCGGCCGATTCCATCGCGCGGATCACAGCGGGAGCGCCGGGGCTGGAGTTTGAACTGACCGGCTTCGGTCGCTTGCCGCTGGCGATCTCGGCGCGCTGCGCCCATGCCAGGGCCAAGGGCCATACCAAGGACAATTGCCAGTTCATCTGCAAGGAAGATCCGGACGGGCTGGATGTCGATACGCTGGACGACCAGGCCTTCCTCACCATCAATGGCGTGCAGACCATGTCGCGTCACTGCCAGGTTCTGCTGGGTGACCTGCCGCTGTTGGAGCGGTCCGGCATCACCCATTTCCGCCTCTCCCCGCAGGATTGCGACATGGTGGCGGTGGCGGAGGTGTTTGCCGGTGTGCGGGATGAGCGAATGGCGCCTACCGAGGGCGTCGAACGGCTGCGGGAGATCTATCCGGGCGCCGCATTTTCCAATGGCGTCATTCACGGGGTTCCCGGCATGAATTGGGTGGCGGCATGA
- a CDS encoding SCP2 sterol-binding domain-containing protein, with product MILPRPLTTIIDRVPLSVTQRVVGTVFAQVMKQHPRLFDRLGDYANKQFGFMPSDLNLSFVIQPARRVIRVYRGKAPKVDAGVSGPLVTLLALLEGRIDGDAVFFSRELELTGDMEAVLALRNALDDSGFDLPRDLSPVAGPFAPLFKRIAEGVRARALGELA from the coding sequence ATGATATTGCCGCGCCCGCTCACGACGATCATCGATCGCGTGCCACTTTCTGTCACGCAGCGCGTGGTGGGGACCGTTTTCGCGCAGGTGATGAAGCAGCATCCGCGGCTGTTCGACCGGCTCGGCGATTATGCCAACAAGCAGTTCGGCTTCATGCCGAGTGATCTCAATCTGAGCTTCGTGATCCAGCCTGCGCGGCGCGTGATCCGGGTTTATCGCGGCAAGGCGCCCAAGGTCGATGCGGGTGTATCCGGGCCGCTGGTGACCCTGCTGGCGCTGCTGGAGGGACGGATCGATGGCGATGCGGTGTTCTTCTCGCGCGAGCTGGAATTGACCGGAGACATGGAGGCGGTGCTGGCGCTGCGCAATGCGCTGGACGACAGTGGCTTCGACCTGCCGCGCGACCTTTCGCCGGTGGCCGGGCCGTTCGCCCCGCTGTTCAAGCGGATCGCCGAAGGCGTGCGCGCCCGGGCGCTGGGAGAGCTGGCATGA
- a CDS encoding peptidase U32 family protein: MELICPAGTPAAYREAADAGADAIYCGFRNDTNARNFPGLNFSPEELTEAIAYGRAKGVHTYVALNTFMRAGQEETWYRAAADAVKAGAHALIVADLALMAHVAENYPQVRLHVSVQASASNAEAIEFLVSSFGAKRLVLPRVLTIREIAAIASQVTCELEVFAFGGLCVMAEGRCSLSSYVTGLSPNMQGVCSPASHVRYRNDGDEMVSELGGFTINRFGEGEPAGYPTLCKGRFHIAEDEGYAFEDPVSLDVMEHIEALAAAGVTALKVEGRQRGKAYVAEVVRRLKDALKSSPEERVKHVEGLRKLSEGQRTTAGAYEKKWR; the protein is encoded by the coding sequence ATGGAGCTGATCTGCCCGGCCGGCACGCCTGCCGCCTATCGCGAAGCCGCCGATGCGGGTGCCGATGCAATTTACTGCGGCTTCCGCAATGACACCAATGCTCGCAATTTTCCCGGCCTCAATTTCTCACCCGAAGAACTGACCGAGGCCATCGCCTATGGACGAGCCAAGGGCGTCCACACCTATGTGGCGCTCAACACCTTCATGCGGGCGGGACAGGAAGAAACCTGGTATCGCGCCGCAGCCGATGCGGTGAAGGCCGGAGCACATGCGCTGATCGTGGCCGATCTTGCACTGATGGCGCATGTGGCGGAGAACTACCCGCAGGTGCGCCTCCATGTGTCGGTGCAGGCTTCGGCATCCAATGCAGAGGCGATCGAGTTCCTGGTCTCGAGCTTTGGCGCAAAACGGCTTGTGCTGCCGCGCGTGCTGACCATTCGCGAGATTGCGGCCATCGCCAGCCAAGTCACCTGCGAGCTGGAAGTCTTCGCCTTTGGTGGGCTCTGCGTGATGGCGGAGGGACGGTGCAGCCTGTCCTCCTATGTGACGGGCCTGTCGCCCAATATGCAGGGCGTTTGCTCGCCGGCCAGCCACGTGCGCTATCGCAATGACGGCGACGAAATGGTGTCCGAGTTGGGCGGTTTCACCATCAACCGCTTCGGTGAAGGGGAGCCAGCCGGTTACCCGACATTGTGCAAGGGGCGGTTCCACATCGCCGAGGACGAAGGCTACGCCTTCGAAGATCCGGTGAGTCTCGATGTCATGGAGCATATCGAAGCGCTGGCGGCAGCAGGCGTCACGGCGCTCAAGGTCGAAGGTCGGCAGCGCGGCAAGGCCTATGTGGCCGAAGTGGTGCGCCGGCTCAAGGATGCGCTGAAATCCTCGCCCGAAGAGCGGGTTAAGCATGTCGAAGGCCTGCGCAAGTTGAGCGAAGGCCAACGGACGACGGCCGGTGCCTATGAAAAGAAGTGGCGTTGA